TAGTTTTTATAGCATATAAGCCTTCATTTATATTTTCTTCTACAAACCCTGCAAATATAGGTGTTTTAGGATTTAATCGTCCAAAAGAATACATAGGCCTTAAATCTTCATTTAAAGCTATAGATACATGCGCATATGGGGTTTTACTTATATTTCTGATTAAACAAGATAAAAGTGTACCTGTAAATGTAGTAACTATATATATCTTCTTCATAACTTTCCCCTTTTTCAGTTTTAAATATATTTAATTATATTATCATATTATACATATAATTACAAATCATTTATTTTAAAATCATATGTATTTATAAAATTAATTAAATTATTAATTTTTATTTGTAAATCTACAATGATTCTATCATCTTCTATTATGATTTTTTTTAATGTCATTGGAGATATTTGTTGTTTTTCTATTATAATAATATTATCTTTAATTGTAAATGGTACTTTATTCATATTTTTTTCTAACACTTTACTTAAAACTTTATTATTTATATTAATTTTGCCTACCTTTGCATTTGTTAAAGTAAGCTTTAAATTTCCATTTTCTATACTTGGTATTAAATTTACCTCTACTTGACTATTTATCCCCATTATTTTATATGGAGAAATAAATTTTATCTTATCTCCTACAATCTCTGTGTATATATTTTCAAGCTCTGTTATATTTTTATTTTTAGCAATAGTATAAACTATATCTTTAAATTCTTCGTCATCTATGGCTATAGTACCAGTTATCCTAAGGGGATTAGTATATACGTTACCTGACTTTATAAAAGACCCCTTTAGAATTTCATCAGCTGTTATAACTTTACCTTTTGATGATATGTCAATAGGTTCATTTGGGGTTAGTGCATAGTAACCTCCAAATCCTATAATGACTAATATAACCAATATACTAATTAGTATTGTAATACCTTTTTTCATAATATCGACTTCCTTTATATTATAATTTTTAAATAGCATATTTTTATAACTACTAATGTATTATGTCCTTTTTTATTTTATAGTCATATTTTTTTTAAATTTGTACAATAATCTTAAATATAGCGTTTAATATCTATTTTGTTATTAATATCGAGTAATTATGTCTTTATTTTTTATTCATCTTAGATTAAAATTAATAATATGTATTATAGTACCCTTTATGTACTATATAGAAATTTAATAAATTGAGAGGTATTATATAATGTCAAATGAAACTAATTCATCTAACTTTATAAAAAACATTGTTATAAATGATTTAGAAACTGGAAAACATGATAGCATTATAACTCGTTTTCCACCTGAACCAAATGGTTATTTACATATCGGACATGCCAAAAGTATATGCTTAAATTTTGGACTTGCGAAAGAATTTAACGGAAAAGTTAATTTAAGATTTGATGATACAAATCCTTTAAAAGAAGACGTAGAGTACGTAAACTCTATAAAAGAAGATGTTAAATGGTTAGGGTTTGACTGGGATAACCTATACTTTGCATCTGACTACTTTGAAGAAATGTACAATAGAGCTGTTCTTTTAATAAAAAAAGGTAAAGCTTATGTATGTGACTTAACTTCTGAAGAAATGAGAGAATATCGTGGTACTTTAACTGAACCAGGAAAAGAAAGTCCTTACAGAAATAGATCTGTTGAAGAAAACTTAGAACTATTTGAAAAAATGAAAAACGGTGAATTTAAAGATGGAGAAAAAGTTCTTAGAGCTAAAATAGATATGTCTTCTCCTAACATAAACTTTAGAGACCCTGTAATATATAGAATCGCTCACTCTACTCATCACAATACTGGTGATAAATGGTGTATATACCCAATGTATGCCTTTGCTCATCCATTAGAGGATGCTATAGAAGGAATAACTCATTCTATATGTACATTAGAGTTTGAAGACCAAAGACCATTATACGATTGGGTTGTTAAAGAATGCGAAATGGAAGCTACTCCAAGACAAATAGAATTTGCTAGACTTAATCTTACAAATACTGTTATGAGTAAAAGAAAATTAAAACAACTTGTTGATGAAGGTGTTACTGATGGTTGGGATGATCCTCGTATGCCTACTATATCAGGTTTCAGACGTAGAGGATATACTGCTGATGCTATACGTAAATTCTGTTCAGAAATTGGTGTATCTAAAGCTGATTCAAAAGTTGATAGTCAAATGCTTGATTTCTTTGTAAGAGAAGATTTACAAAATAAAGCTCCTCTTGCTATGGGTATTTTAAATCCACTTAAATTAGTTATAACAAATTACCCTGAAGGTCAAACTGAAATGATCGAACTTGAAAATAATGCAAAAGACGAAACTAAAGGAACTAGATTAGTACCATTTGGTAGAGAGTTATATATTGAACAAGAAGACTTTATGGAAGAACCTGTGAAAAAGTACTTTAGATTATTCCCAGGAAATGAAGTTCGTTTAAAGGGAGCTTACTTCGTTAAATGTACTGATGTTATAAAAGATGAAAATGGAAATGTAATTGAAGTACATTGTACTTACGACCCAGAAACTAAGAGTGGTTCAGGATTTACAGGACGTAAAGTAAAATCTACTATACACTGGGTAGAAGCAAATACTGCTATTGCTTGTGAATTTAGATTATATGAACCATTAATACTTGATGATGCTCCAGAAAATGAAGGAAAGCACTTCTTAGAGCAAATAAATCCAAATTCTATGAAAATATTACAAGGATTTGCTGAACCTACTCAAATAAAGAATGCAAAACCTTTAGATAAATTCCAATTTGTAAGAAATGGATTCTTCTCTGTTGATACAAAATATACTACAGATGATAAATTAGTGTTTAATAGAGTTGTACCATTAAAGAGTTCTTTTAAACCTGGAAAATAATATATCATTTATAAAAAACCTACTAAAATAATAGTTTAGTAGGTTTTTTCTTTTAATTAATTTAATTGTAAGTTTATTCTTGTATCCCTAGTATTTCTAACCCATCTTCTATACATTTTATATCCAGAGGGAAATCAGGCCCCTTTTCACCATCAATATCTGTAATTAACCCATCTACACATTCAATGTATATTTCCTTAGTTTTAAAATATAATATATCATCATCCTCATTTAAATTTTCTAAATGCTCTCCCTTTAATACATTTATAAATACTGGTATAGATTTTGGAATTGGCATATCTTTAAAAATAATTACATCTAAATATCCATCATCTAACTCAGCTTTATATGCTAAATTTAGATTTCCTGCAGTTTTTCCATTAAAAACTAACATGAGATACATCTTGCCTTTATACTCTACTTCCTCAGATTTTACTTTTATATTAAAAGCTCTAAGATGAAGCGCTTCCTCTATTCCTGCTATATAATATGCCACTTTTCCCATATAGTTTTTAAAATCAGGATTTATCTTTTGAGATACATCTGTAAACATTCCTGCGCTTGCTACATTTATAAAATACTTATCATTTATTTTTCCTATATCAAAATTTCTTGGCTTAGAATTTATAATATTATTTACTGCTTTTTTTATATCAAATTCTAATCCTAAAGAATGTGCAAAATCATTAGCAGTACCAACTGGAAGTATACCCACTGGTAGGTTTATATTTAAATTTTTCATAGTGTTTATTACTATGTCTATTGTTCCATCTCCACCTGCTATTATTAAATGTTCATATGTATCATCTATATCTAAAAAGGCTTTTTCTATATACTCATTTTTATCTATTCTATATGGTATAAGTATAATGTTATGCTTTTGATATATACTTATTATAAAATCCAAGCTATTTACTATTGATTTTTCACCTGAATTTGGATTGTATATAAGTTTTGCTTTTCTCATGAAACCTCCTTTAAACTTAACCTTTATGATATATATTATATATACAAAAGGATATACCTTTATTTTAATATATCCTTTATTTTTATTAATAACCAAAGTTTTCGTTTAAAAATATTACATGAATTCTATTTGCAGTTCTTTGTCTTTTTATAATTGTATACTCACAGCATATTCTATCTGAGCTACTACAATCCATACAATACCCTTTTATTTTACATGGTGTATTAGTATTTAGCCTTTTAGCATTCGCAGGGGCACACATACTTTTATTGCGCTCTACCGCTTCATTAATATTTTTTACTATTTTATTAACTCCCACTACTACTATAACTTTATCTGGTCCATAAAGCATAGCTGCTACCCTATTTCCATTACCATCTACATTGTATAACTCTCCATTTTCTGTTATAGCATTAGTACTAGTAAAAAAAGCATCTGCACTAAAAGTCTTTCTATATAATTCTTTTAAATCTTCTTTAGTTAAGTTTTCTTCATATCTATCTATAAAATTAAATCTTTGACTTCTTAAATGATCTATAACACCTGTTTCAATTAATGTCATAGATCCTCCGCAACTAACTGTATCACCTTCATTTGTAAGAGAATCTATTATTTTTATAAGCTCGTCTTTATCATTTGCAAGGTAACCTTTCATATTATTACTTTCTAATGATTTTATAGTATTTTGTATTTTAGTCTCATTTACCCAATTTACATATTTATCCATAAACATTCTCCCACCTTAACCTATTTTTATATTATTATAATATCATATTATTTTAATTAATTTGATTTTTTTCGTTCAGGTTTTTTTATACTAAGTAGTCTATCTAGGTAAGTCGACTTTAATTGTTCATTAGCTAAGGCTCTTTTAGCTGGTTCTAAGTTTAATATGCTAGATAAAATTGCACCCATAGCTCTATGACTAGCTAAAGCTTCATTATCAAATATAAGATTTTGTAACTGACCTTTTTCAATAGCCATTAAAACTGCTCTATGCACAGAATTTGCTGGTGTTATTATTTTTTCCTTACGTTTTCTAAGTGTAATACTTTTTTTATGACAATTTCTAACGCATACTCCACACCCTAAACATCTATCTTCATCGATTTTTACAACTTCTTTGTTATTTTCAATTGATTTACTTATAGCATCTATTGGACAAATCTTTACACACTTGCCACAGTTTATGCAAGAATCGTAGTTTATCTGTGGTATAAAACTAGTTGTCTGAACTGGATTCATATTTCCAAATCGTTTTGCTGCTACTAATGCTTCACAACAACATCCACAACAATTACATATAAATGTTACTCCACTTCTTACATTCTCTCCACATTGAACTAAGTTATTTTCATAAGCCTGATGAAGAAGCTCCTTACACTCAGATGCATCTACCCTTCTTGCAAAATTATTATTTATTAAAGAGTTTGCTGTATTATTAAAAGTCATGCATATATCCATAGGCGCATCACATGCCTTTCCTACGTGGCTCATTCTATGCCTACAGTAACACATACTTATACCAATATGTTTTGATTCTTCTATTATATGCGTTGCTCTTTCGTAATCTAAAATTGTAACTTCATTTTCATTAGTTAATACTTCTTCTTGTACATATACTCTACCTAGCTTAGTATCTGTTGAATAAAATAATTCCTTTATAAAGTCTTCTTCTTCATTTATATATTGATAATAAAGCTCTGCTAAAAGTTTTTGATCTATATCATGTCTAGTTCTCATCATTGAAAACTCAAAAAAACCAGCCATTGGAGGCGGTAATATGTATTTTTTTCCCTTATCATCTTCTATATCTAATATTAATGCTTTTTTAGCTAAATTATCTAATATTTTATATGCTTCACTTTGACTTACATTCCATATATTTGCTGCAGTTTTTACCCTAAATGCTTTTATAGGAAGCTTAGCTACTAACCTTGCTTCTTCTTCTGTAAATAATATACTTAAAATTTGATACAAAGTTTTCGACGGAGGAGCCCCCTGTGGAAATTTATTTATTCTTTCTTCCAAGCTTTTATAAGCATTTTTAGCCGTTATATGTGACATAGTATACCCCTTCCATTTTTTATTAAAATTATGTACATCTAACTATTTATTTATAACAGAAAAAGACATCAAATATTTATGATGCCCTTATTATAATATTTTTAATTACTGATTTATAGAACTTATTTTATTTGTAGAGTAAATAGTAAGTTCTCCGTCATCTTCAACTAACATAATTCCATTTCTTACAAATTCTAAATTTCCTTTTATCTTTTCATTAATACAACTTGCAACTTTCTCCTCTTTAACATCTATATCATTTACAACATTTACAGAGTCTTTATTTAATTTAACC
The Romboutsia ilealis genome window above contains:
- a CDS encoding DUF2140 domain-containing protein gives rise to the protein MKKGITILISILVILVIIGFGGYYALTPNEPIDISSKGKVITADEILKGSFIKSGNVYTNPLRITGTIAIDDEEFKDIVYTIAKNKNITELENIYTEIVGDKIKFISPYKIMGINSQVEVNLIPSIENGNLKLTLTNAKVGKININNKVLSKVLEKNMNKVPFTIKDNIIIIEKQQISPMTLKKIIIEDDRIIVDLQIKINNLINFINTYDFKINDL
- a CDS encoding glutamine--tRNA ligase/YqeY domain fusion protein, which gives rise to MSNETNSSNFIKNIVINDLETGKHDSIITRFPPEPNGYLHIGHAKSICLNFGLAKEFNGKVNLRFDDTNPLKEDVEYVNSIKEDVKWLGFDWDNLYFASDYFEEMYNRAVLLIKKGKAYVCDLTSEEMREYRGTLTEPGKESPYRNRSVEENLELFEKMKNGEFKDGEKVLRAKIDMSSPNINFRDPVIYRIAHSTHHNTGDKWCIYPMYAFAHPLEDAIEGITHSICTLEFEDQRPLYDWVVKECEMEATPRQIEFARLNLTNTVMSKRKLKQLVDEGVTDGWDDPRMPTISGFRRRGYTADAIRKFCSEIGVSKADSKVDSQMLDFFVREDLQNKAPLAMGILNPLKLVITNYPEGQTEMIELENNAKDETKGTRLVPFGRELYIEQEDFMEEPVKKYFRLFPGNEVRLKGAYFVKCTDVIKDENGNVIEVHCTYDPETKSGSGFTGRKVKSTIHWVEANTAIACEFRLYEPLILDDAPENEGKHFLEQINPNSMKILQGFAEPTQIKNAKPLDKFQFVRNGFFSVDTKYTTDDKLVFNRVVPLKSSFKPGK
- a CDS encoding YegS/Rv2252/BmrU family lipid kinase is translated as MRKAKLIYNPNSGEKSIVNSLDFIISIYQKHNIILIPYRIDKNEYIEKAFLDIDDTYEHLIIAGGDGTIDIVINTMKNLNINLPVGILPVGTANDFAHSLGLEFDIKKAVNNIINSKPRNFDIGKINDKYFINVASAGMFTDVSQKINPDFKNYMGKVAYYIAGIEEALHLRAFNIKVKSEEVEYKGKMYLMLVFNGKTAGNLNLAYKAELDDGYLDVIIFKDMPIPKSIPVFINVLKGEHLENLNEDDDILYFKTKEIYIECVDGLITDIDGEKGPDFPLDIKCIEDGLEILGIQE
- a CDS encoding lactate utilization protein; translated protein: MDKYVNWVNETKIQNTIKSLESNNMKGYLANDKDELIKIIDSLTNEGDTVSCGGSMTLIETGVIDHLRSQRFNFIDRYEENLTKEDLKELYRKTFSADAFFTSTNAITENGELYNVDGNGNRVAAMLYGPDKVIVVVGVNKIVKNINEAVERNKSMCAPANAKRLNTNTPCKIKGYCMDCSSSDRICCEYTIIKRQRTANRIHVIFLNENFGY
- a CDS encoding 4Fe-4S dicluster domain-containing protein encodes the protein MSHITAKNAYKSLEERINKFPQGAPPSKTLYQILSILFTEEEARLVAKLPIKAFRVKTAANIWNVSQSEAYKILDNLAKKALILDIEDDKGKKYILPPPMAGFFEFSMMRTRHDIDQKLLAELYYQYINEEEDFIKELFYSTDTKLGRVYVQEEVLTNENEVTILDYERATHIIEESKHIGISMCYCRHRMSHVGKACDAPMDICMTFNNTANSLINNNFARRVDASECKELLHQAYENNLVQCGENVRSGVTFICNCCGCCCEALVAAKRFGNMNPVQTTSFIPQINYDSCINCGKCVKICPIDAISKSIENNKEVVKIDEDRCLGCGVCVRNCHKKSITLRKRKEKIITPANSVHRAVLMAIEKGQLQNLIFDNEALASHRAMGAILSSILNLEPAKRALANEQLKSTYLDRLLSIKKPERKKSN